The Plasmodium falciparum 3D7 genome assembly, chromosome: 12 genome contains the following window.
GTGGTAATAATAAGAGAAGAAAACAATTAGATGATAAGTTGAAAGAAATTTTCAAGAAAATACATGAAAATTTGGGTAcacatgaaaaaaaacacTACGAAAATGATACtgcaaattattataaattaagagAAGCTTGGTGGGCACTTAATAGACAAGATGTATGGAAAGCATTAACGTGTGATGCGCACGGTACATATTTTCGTGCAACGTGCAGTGAACGTAATGGAGGTTGTTCTCAAGCTAATGACAAATGTCGATGTCCCAAGACAAGTGATGGCAAGGCCAACGACCAAGTCCCCACATATTTTGACTACGTGCCGCAGTATCTTCGCTGGTTCGAGGAATGGGCCGAAGACTTTTGTaggaaaaagaataaaaaagtaGAAAATGTGAAAAAACAATGTCGCAAAAAAGATAATAGTAGTGATGATCGATATTGTAGCCGTAATGGCTACGATTGCGAAAAAACTAAACGAGCGATTGGTAAGTTACGTTATGGTAAAGGTTGCACTGAGTGTTTTTTTGCATGTAATCCTTACGTTGAGTGgatagaaaaacaaaaagaacaatttgacaaacaaaaaaaaaaatatgatgaagaaataaaaaaatatgaaaatggaGCACCACGTAGTAGTGGTGGTAGGGCAAAACGAGCTGCACCtagtaatattaattatgaaGGATATGAaagtaaattttataaaatacttAAAGGTGACTATGGAAGCGTTGATGCTTTTTTGGAAAAATTAAGTAAAGAAAATGTATGCACAGCTATTACTGACGGAGGAAGAATTAGTTTTGAAAAAGTTAATACTGGTAGTACTGGTGGTTCTGTTCGTGATGCTAGTGGTGGTGATAGTGGTactaataatgaaaaagaaggAACATTTTATCGATCGGAATATTGCCAACCCTGTCCTTATTGTGGagtgaaaaagaaaaatggtAATGAATGGAAAAAGAAAGATACTGATCAATGCAAGAATATAAAACTTTATAAGCCTAGAGATGACAAAGGTGGTACTCCTATTGAAATCCTTAAAAGTGGTGAAAAGCATGATGATATTGAAACAAAATTAAAGGCGTTTTGCAAAACACAAAATGGTAGTGATGGTGGTCGTGGTGGTTCTGGTGGTAGTGGGGGAAAAAATAGTGATTCTTCTTTGTATGATCCATGGCAATGTTATCAAATTGGTGAGCTGACGAAAGATAATAAAGCAGGGGGTGAGGATGACGAGGATGACGACGACTATGACGGATTGGTAACGAATTCAGGTggattatgtatattaaaaaacaacataaataaaaaagaaaaacctGAACGCAGTTCTCAAAAGGAGCCTGATGAAATCCAAAAGACATTCcatgattttttttactattgGGTTGCACATATGTTAAAAGATTCCATACACTGGAGAACAAAAAAACTTGATAAATGTTTACAAAATGGTAACAAAAAATGtgggaaaaaaatatgtaatggTGATTGTGAATGTTTTAAAAGATGGGTTGAACAAAAAGAAACCGAATGGgggaaaataaaagaacatTTTAAAACGCAAAAAGGTTTTGACAAAGAAGATAATAGCAGTCCTTCAGGTTTCACCTTACGTATGACCCATGATGTTGTTCTTGACGGTGTTTTGAAAGAAGAATTTTTGAAAGGCGATTCCGAAGACGGTTCCGCACAAGATACCCAAAATAGTCTGGATGCAGAGGAAATACAACACCTTCGCGAAATGTTGAAAGAAACAGGTTTTGATGGTGGCAGTGGTATCGGTGTTGCCAAAGAACAAAAAACTTTAATGGATAAATTGATCGAGTACGAAAAAGGAATTGCCACCAAATGCCTACAAAAATGCCAAGAAACGCAACCAGAAAATCCCGCCCGCTCACTAGATTCCGTACCTGGCAGCCCATCACCACCTGCCGACCCCTCACTAGACACCGCACGTGGCCCCAACCACGAGGAGGAGGAAGAAGACGACGATTCCGGCGACGATGACGAAGTCGACCTCCAGGAGGACCAGGAGGACCAGGACGAGGCGGAGGCGGAAGACCCGGACGGGGAGTCGTCAACCGCAGAGACAACACAACAAGAGGCGGTGGCACCTACAACACAAGACAATGCGGAGAAGCCATGTGACATAGTGGACAAACTCTTTCAGAACCCCGAACAATTTAAAGAAGTCGCatgtaaacaaaaatatgcCAAAAACAACTCACGTTTAGGATGGAAGTGTGTCACACCAAGTGGTGATCAAAAAGCCACTAGCGAGGGTAATGGTGACGCCAATCGTCGTGTCGCACGTCAAACCAGTGAAAGTGGTGAAAAAAGTGGTGATAAGGACGGCGCCATATGTATCCCACCACGAAGACGACGATTATACATACAGAAACTACAGGAGTGGGCAAAAACAGTGGGTAACACAGTAGTTAGTGGTGAACCACAGACACAAGGTGAAGCGTCGTCACCTAGTGATAAAGAGTCCTCACAAAGTGACAAACTGCGTGAGGCGTTTATTCAATCTGCGGCAATagaaactttttttttatgggaTAGATACAAAAAAGAGTGGGCGTTACAAAAGTTGGCGGAACTACAACGAAATGGAGACCTACCCTTTTTCACCTCCGGAGCAGGATATGGAATGACAGCAGTAGTTAACGGAGCACAACCAACAGCATCACCCGGTCATAGCAACGGCCTCATCTCTCTCCCCTCCCTCGTTACAGATAGTGACAACCCCcaaaacaaattaaatgatGGCACAATCCCACCAGATTTCTTGCGTCAGATGTTTTATACTTTAGGTGATTACAGAGATATATGCATAGGTGTTAAAGAAGATGTGATTAAGGCGTTAAAAGCTAGTAGTGACAAAAATATTGAGACAATAAAAAAAGCTATAGATGAAATTTTAAGCAAACAAAGTAGGAACAACCAACAATCTGGCCAAAAAAGTGGCACAACCCCTCAAACCTGGTGGGATGAAAACGCACAACATATTTGGGAAGGTATGGTATGTGCTTTAACCTATGAAGATAATggcgaaaaaaaaatagaaaaggtTAACGATGCGAACGGCACAGATCTTTTCGAAAAACTCAAAACCAAATACCAATACAAAAATGTCAAACTCGACGAAAATAGTGGTACTGAAGCCAAAACCAATGAACCCTCCTCACCCTCTAGTGATAACACCCCCACCACCCTCACCGACTTTATATCACGCCCCACCTACTTCCGATACCTTGAAGAATGGGGTCAAAATTTTTGTAAAGAGAGGAAGAAAAGATTGGAGAAGATAAAGGAGGATTGCTACAGAAATGGTGGAAGAGGTGAAAAACAGTATAGTGGGGATGGGGAGGACTGTACTCAAATGCTTCCTGCCGATCCTACTACACTTCCGGCTTTAGGTTACAGTTGTCCCAAATCTTGTAGTTCTTATAGAAAATGgatagaaagaaaaaaagacgAATTTACTGAACAACAAAATGCATTTACTAAACAAAAAGCGAGTGCTCAAaagaataatgatgataatggaTTTTGTGAAACACTAGAAAATTACGAAGAAGCTAAACACTTTTTACAAAAGTTAGTACCATGTTCTAAAACTAATAATGAGAGTGGAGAGGGTCCAATAAAATTTGATGATCAAGATGAAACATTTAGACCTGCAAAAAATTGTGCTCCATGTTCTGAATTTAAAGTTAAATGTAATGGACGTGTTTGTACTGGCGGTGTAACAAAAGGGAACTGTAATGGAGGAAGGATTACTGCagaaaatattcaaaataaaagagATGGCAATGGAAATATTCATATGCGTGTCATTGATAGCAATACAGCGGTATTTAATGGTTTAGATGAGGCTTGTAAAACTTCAGGTATCTTTAAAGGTATTAGAAAAGAACAATGGAAATGTGATAATGTATGTGGTTATGAGGTATGTAAACCGGAAAATGGCAATGAGAATGAAAACAAAAAccaaattttattatttaatgcaTTGTTTAAAAGATGGCtagaatattttttagaGGATTATAAGAAAATTAAACATAAAATTTCACATTGTATGAAAAATGGTAATGGATCAAAATGTACAAATGATTGTccaaataaatgtaaatgtgTAGAAAAATGGGTGGAAAAGAAAAGAGAAGAATGGTATATAGTAAAAAAACGTTTCAATGGGCAATATACAAAAGAAAACGATGATGCTATTTCTAGTAATTTAAACTCTTTTTTGGAGCCCTTGGTAACTCAAATTGCTGCTGCAACTGATAAAGCAGAGCATGAAACTTTAGAGAAGTTAGAAAAATCACTTGGATGTAATTGCCCTGATAGCTCACAAAAAAAAGGTGATACACCAAAAGATATCGTAGAATGTTTGCTTAATAAGCTTCAACAAAAAGCAACATCTTGTCAAGAACAACATAGTGACGTAGACCCAAAAACATCGTGTGAAACCTCCTCCCCCGTTGAAGACGAAGACGATACACTAGACGAAGAAACAGAGGTGAAGGCGCCGGAAATTTGTAAAAATGTAGTGgatacaaaaaaagaaaacgatGAAACAGGAGAAACTTGTACATCAGAAGACACGATAACAAAAGAAACAGTGGAAACAGATAGCACTGATGGACCCAAACAAGAGGAACCTCCAGCTGCGACACGACCAACAAAACCAAAAGGACGAAAACCCAGACAACCAAAAGAAATAGATTTCCCAACCCCCGCACTAAAAAATGCCATGTTATCTTCAACCATCATGTGGAGTATTGGTATTGGATTTGCTACATtcacttatttttttttaaaggtattatatatatatgtggataTATATGCGTTttgtgtatatgtatttgtGGGGTATGTTTggatatatatgtgtgtatatgtatatgtgttttCTGTATATATATCTGTTAGTATgtttggatatatatttgtgtatatgtatgtgttttatatatattttatatatatgtatttatattgataaagaaaaaaatgaaaaaaatgaaaaaaagaaaaaaagaatataaaaaaaaaatttattacaacaacaaaaaaagagattttaataataataaaaattataataaaaatataaattttgataaaataaaaaatgaaaaatattatcaaaaaaaaattaaaaaaaaattttatataaaaaaaaaatgattataaaaaaaatttattagaaataaaataaaaacaaaagaagaaaaaaaaaacattaaaaaaaaaaaaaatatatatcataaaataaaaaaaaaagaaaaaaatatattaaaataaaaatatata
Protein-coding sequences here:
- a CDS encoding erythrocyte membrane protein 1, PfEMP1, giving the protein MAPGSGGAASSGEEDKDAKHVLDEFGQKVHDEVKKEAKKYIDELKAGVSFASILGEESAHTTEPCGLDYSKLIKGSGSGGVAARGHPCGNGSASASDKRFSKERVDEYDEKKIGCSNSEGACAPYRRLHLCNKNFPNMNSKDSSKAKHDLLVDVCMAAKYEGESLKVYHEQYEVQYPSSGSTMCTELARSFADIGDIVRGIDLYGGNNKRRKQLDDKLKEIFKKIHENLGTHEKKHYENDTANYYKLREAWWALNRQDVWKALTCDAHGTYFRATCSERNGGCSQANDKCRCPKTSDGKANDQVPTYFDYVPQYLRWFEEWAEDFCRKKNKKVENVKKQCRKKDNSSDDRYCSRNGYDCEKTKRAIGKLRYGKGCTECFFACNPYVEWIEKQKEQFDKQKKKYDEEIKKYENGAPRSSGGRAKRAAPSNINYEGYESKFYKILKGDYGSVDAFLEKLSKENVCTAITDGGRISFEKVNTGSTGGSVRDASGGDSGTNNEKEGTFYRSEYCQPCPYCGVKKKNGNEWKKKDTDQCKNIKLYKPRDDKGGTPIEILKSGEKHDDIETKLKAFCKTQNGSDGGRGGSGGSGGKNSDSSLYDPWQCYQIGELTKDNKAGGEDDEDDDDYDGLVTNSGGLCILKNNINKKEKPERSSQKEPDEIQKTFHDFFYYWVAHMLKDSIHWRTKKLDKCLQNGNKKCGKKICNGDCECFKRWVEQKETEWGKIKEHFKTQKGFDKEDNSSPSGFTLRMTHDVVLDGVLKEEFLKGDSEDGSAQDTQNSLDAEEIQHLREMLKETGFDGGSGIGVAKEQKTLMDKLIEYEKGIATKCLQKCQETQPENPARSLDSVPGSPSPPADPSLDTARGPNHEEEEEDDDSGDDDEVDLQEDQEDQDEAEAEDPDGESSTAETTQQEAVAPTTQDNAEKPCDIVDKLFQNPEQFKEVACKQKYAKNNSRLGWKCVTPSGDQKATSEGNGDANRRVARQTSESGEKSGDKDGAICIPPRRRRLYIQKLQEWAKTVGNTVVSGEPQTQGEASSPSDKESSQSDKLREAFIQSAAIETFFLWDRYKKEWALQKLAELQRNGDLPFFTSGAGYGMTAVVNGAQPTASPGHSNGLISLPSLVTDSDNPQNKLNDGTIPPDFLRQMFYTLGDYRDICIGVKEDVIKALKASSDKNIETIKKAIDEILSKQSRNNQQSGQKSGTTPQTWWDENAQHIWEGMVCALTYEDNGEKKIEKVNDANGTDLFEKLKTKYQYKNVKLDENSGTEAKTNEPSSPSSDNTPTTLTDFISRPTYFRYLEEWGQNFCKERKKRLEKIKEDCYRNGGRGEKQYSGDGEDCTQMLPADPTTLPALGYSCPKSCSSYRKWIERKKDEFTEQQNAFTKQKASAQKNNDDNGFCETLENYEEAKHFLQKLVPCSKTNNESGEGPIKFDDQDETFRPAKNCAPCSEFKVKCNGRVCTGGVTKGNCNGGRITAENIQNKRDGNGNIHMRVIDSNTAVFNGLDEACKTSGIFKGIRKEQWKCDNVCGYEVCKPENGNENENKNQILLFNALFKRWLEYFLEDYKKIKHKISHCMKNGNGSKCTNDCPNKCKCVEKWVEKKREEWYIVKKRFNGQYTKENDDAISSNLNSFLEPLVTQIAAATDKAEHETLEKLEKSLGCNCPDSSQKKGDTPKDIVECLLNKLQQKATSCQEQHSDVDPKTSCETSSPVEDEDDTLDEETEVKAPEICKNVVDTKKENDETGETCTSEDTITKETVETDSTDGPKQEEPPAATRPTKPKGRKPRQPKEIDFPTPALKNAMLSSTIMWSIGIGFATFTYFFLKKKTKASVGNLFQILQIPKGDYDISTLKSSNRYIPYASDRYKGKTYIYMEGDSSGDEKYAFMSDTTDVTSSESEYEELDINDIYVPGSPKYKTLIEVVLEPSKRDTQNDIHNDIPSDIPNSDTPPPITDDEWNKLKKDFISNMLQNTQNTEPNILRDNVDNNTHPTTSHHNVEEKPFIMSIHDRNLFSGEEISYNVNMVNSMNDIPMSGKNDVYSGIDLINDSLNSDQHIDIYDEVLKRKENELFGTNNTKKNTSTNSASKLTNSDPITNQLELFHKWLDRHRHMCDQWNKNKKEELLDELKEEWNKENNNSSAKTYNSDNKPSHNHVLNTDVSIQIDMDNLKPKNEFTNMDTNPDKSTMDTILDDLEKYNEPYYYDFYKDDIYYDVNDDDKTSMDNNNNLVDKNNPVDSNNSTYNHRNPADINKNFVDKNNQNQHPIEKPTKIQIEMNINNGELVKEKYPISDIWNI